The genomic segment tttttatttttttgggtaCCAACCTGAcccatgtttaatttatttattttatagaCTTGAATTTATTAAGGTTTTTTCTGGTCAACAAAATTAATAACTTATTTTTCTCGTTTGGTTTTTTAAATGATTACATATTAAggtttttataaataaatgaaataattaatgtattatttatttcatattttccCAAAATGATTTCCCAGATCTTATTTCCATTTCCATACAAGTTTTGAATAACCATTTTGGGTAAAATCAATATGTTGCGTAAATTATGCGTAAGTGAGAGTAATACGTTGTTGACGTTGTACTGCTTGATCTGGTTAACTAGGTGGACCGTAAAAAGTGACGTCAGATCTTAAgaaataatattatatctacATGGAATATGACAGTCGGTATGCAAAATGTAAAACTAATCTCTAAGAAATATGATACATCACCATCAGATAAACACCCACATCCTCGGACTCATGGACATGATAACCCTACTCATTAGAAGTCAAATAGGTTAACTCTGCAAAGTTAcaagtataaaaaaataaagttgtgCCGAGAAATAAAGTTGCGCATTTAGAGGGAAGTGTTTGATCTTAATACAATTGTTTATATACTTTCTTTGTTCAGTTTGATTTCCACAAAAATATTACTGAATTCTACAAGAATATAAATTATACAATGTACATGTATATCAATTTTTCTTAGTCATAAATACTGAATGAAATAGATTTCAATTCAATCcaacatataattaatttatctgTAACATTTATTTATCCGTAACAAATGGATCAATGCACATTATCTGGTATGTATGAACtcataaacatgataaatttttttaggTCTAttatgagacagtctcacatgtttttatccgtgagacgggtcaacaatgctcatatttacaataataattaatatttttaacataaaaagtaatattttctcatgattGACCTAAATAGGAGATTTGTCTAACAAAATTGATTCTTGAGACCGTCTTacgaaaatattttgataaatttataCCTGAAAACGTAGATCTTCTAGTGGTGATAAGAATCGTACCGGAGGAAACAAAACTCAAACAAGATGTGGAACGAAGACAAAATTCAAAGTAAATCTATATCTTGCTTTTTTTTTCCAGGGTTTAACTGTATCATCTTTCTCAAAATTGTTAGGTTTCATTTACTAATCTATACAAAAATTCaactttttttaataattgttCGCGTCGATGAAAAATTAGCCCTCGGCTTATTGGATATCCATCATTCATCACTTTAAAATGAGAACTAATTAGAGGAGAAAGAACAGATACAACGTTAGGGATGGTGAAAAAGCATTTAATAaagatatattattattaattgctGCCAACGTTTCTGGTTCAGCCTCTGTAATTTATTTTTCTGCCAATATTTTTTATCTATAACATATAGAGTATAGTTGTCAGCCTTCGATCTaattaaatttcaagaaaatgtaCGATAAAAGAAATGGAAGTACAAGCTCAAAGCATGAAGCTAAAACATAGACAGCAATCAATACAAATTTTCCAATATTCAGGAGCAAAGTGCATCCGCAGGGTCGTCAATCTTCTGCTTAATTATTCTATTCAGAAACATAACATTAAAAACGAGATGAATACTGCATAACTAATAATGGGTACCGATGATCATCTGAAGTTTGCAGTTGGCTAGCTAAGCTATTCTCTGTGAACCTTGAAAGTATGCCAAAGGATTCATTGAAGTTGCCCTGTTGAAGAAACAATAAATATCCTTTATTTCTTTCCTGAATTTCGTTGTCTTTTTCGAATTTTGACCGATTCGTGTaaatccaccaccaccaccaccaccaccaccaccaccacaaTCATCCCTGGAAGGTGGTtgatggtggtggtggtggtgtttTAAGTATTTTTTGAGAGGGATGCAGCGGAGGGCTGAGGGTTGATTATTTATAAGTTGATGGCCGGAGAATATTATCAGTAGATTCAAggatattgaatttataatatggTAGCTAAGATTTGTCCTCGATCCCATAGATTTGTAAAAGAAGGCATAATTCCAAGGGATATGCGGGAGACCAGATCCACCATTGATCCCAAGTCACAACACCTTTATTCCTTTTCTTTTCACTACACCTTTTAAATGTTTGCAAATGCGTGGCATTTTGAATAGTTTAAATTTaaacataggaaaatttgtaattttgatgtcttattttatttctttacgATTTTAGTCTTACGTATAGTTAACTTTCAATCTTATAAGTCATCTACAAttgtttattttgcaatttTAGTCATTTACTCCAATGTTTTGTTAATGTGATACCAATGTAATGTGAATGGTAACGTCTGAATAATGTTGACTTAACGTCGCATCAATAGTACTCTAAGAAAAAAGTGTTAGAATTGCCAAATATTAAAAGATAGGGAAAAAAATACACACAATCCAAATTGCAATTTtccctttatatatatatataacatatcaCCTTTTAGTCCATTTTTGTTATATCATCTTCGCAGATGACTGCATCCAAATTGAAGTATTATTCTATCGTAGCATCATGAGTCTCACATGCAAGTatgtacttttttaaaaaatatatgtactCCTCACTAATGTTGAAAAATTTACGAGGAGAATAGATTTGGCCAtatcatgtaaaaaaaaataggaCAAAAGAGTTCCGACATCCATGTGAAACTAAAAGGGCACAAGAAATTTGGGAGAGTCATATCTGACCTAATTTTTTGTGGTGAAAAAAGTACTATTGCACTTGTCCTCTAACACACCTTTCAGTATCAGTTTACTTCACATGTTTATGCTATCACTTTACTAATTAAGTATTTATTTCTAGTGTGGTTTAGCTTAAATAATATATAGATCTAGGTGATTAAGGCCATGTAGATATTTTGTAAGGCCATGTAGATCCTGCCTCGTGGCCGCCAGATTTCTGAAATTGCAGCGATCTAGTCTCAACGTAAATTTGTATAAGATTTCTAGTGCAGTCTACACGAAAAATCCAGTCTCTATTCAGACAGTCTTAAAATATTTACGTGGAACCATAAATTACTGAAATGGTACCAGAAAACGTTGTTATGTTTGTAATGACGTCACCACTTagaccaaaaaaaataaaataaaaaattaaaagtaaatgcaccaatatcaaaattttacaaGTTAATTGACTAATTGTCGATGGTTTTACCTATAATTTATTTTCCATGCGGTGGGTCGAGTTCAACCTGATCTTAGGGTATCATCCCAAGTGTACACCAACAATTCGTATTTATTCTTACATATATCAAgtctatgattttttttttggatctCACAAATGAATAAAAATCATAGGAAGCAACCTCGAAATAATACTCAAGTCTAACAGCTTTTTACGACAGCGGCCGTGACATCTGGCACGTAATTTATCATGCCCATAGGCCAAACTTTCTTCGACATTTTCTAGTTGTACATGGGTGAAAATAGTTCCACTTAAATGAGGATACCAATATCTTGTTGTTAAATTGACTTATTTATCTTAGATGAGTGAATTTATtactaataaaaataatacaaacaatgttttaaaataatgtcttattttgtttatcttttgtttatcaaaattttaaataataaataaatatttttcaaaaataaaaacttttgtcatttattagataaataaatttttgttaaaaattttaattatattttaagacatgttaaaaatatttataataataataatttacggacaatcaatatatcaaaattCACGACACTATTTTAAAAAGTGGAAagcataatattatataaaaaattatattttatttaatatgatataGAGTAgtgaaaattaaatatataaaagtaacaaaaataaaatgatattatcaATACAGACACTTAAATGTAGTTTATATTTTGAAACGACatcaaatttgtatttttttgcaaaaattcatatttaattattgaatacggtaaataaatatataaatattaataaataattttttatagtaTATTATGTTTGACGAAAACTTTTTAAACAtgacaaaaattatatatatatataattaagttTGAGATATTTAGAATAACTAACTTTTGGTATAATGatctattttaataattatatatattaataaattgttaaaattttaatgtaagttaCATGTAACTCTcactattttttataaatatattttgattccatttaaaaataaatcaaatgaattataaaaatattatacaagcacgcaacACGCACATCAATAAACTAGTATTACATTAAGTCTCAACATCCTTTTACATATCACTGACACGTACCGCACCCAACTAATTGTCAATAACATATGATAAATTGCGTCAAAAACAACGCATAATTATTCTTAGAAAATACATATAATTAAACTgcaaatattataatatttaccATCTATATTTCATAAGGATATCCAAAGCACACCCAAATCCcatcccccccccccccgaCCCCACCTCTGAAAATACATATCCCCCTCAATCCCCATCAGTACTATTCTTTTTATAAGAAatatataaagaaaaaaaaataggaaaatGATGTTTTGTCGACTAATTTGTCCATTTTtcgattttaattaatttacttACTTTTAATTTCAGAATGTTGTAGTTCAATTGTTGATTGGAGTCGCAAGTATTTTTGGTTTCATTTTAGCATTCCAATAAAATAagactaaaataaaaaaaaaaaattattgcccaaatttttttaaaaaatttcataaaaccAAAATTGTTACTTTCCATAATAAATATAAACACAAAACTGGatagtaatttattttatatgcgCGATCACTATGCTTATGATCTCGAACCCACCATTAAACTTTACAGGTTTAGAGTAAAACAACCTCCAAATATTGGTCTCTTAGTCGTGACTCGTTTGTTTTCTAAAACACCCCATCTTTATGTAATATTAGTGtgtaaataaatgttttaaatgttcgATTTTTTGTATATTTAATATATCTTTCAACAATATTCAAGATCTCTCCGTGCAAGAACAATTtttcttctctctttttttaGCTAATTGCATGAACAACTGTCAAACATAGAAGTCGGGTTTATTTAAAATGACCTTAAATAACTCCATATATGTCATTTGTGGCAGGAACTATATTTTCTACTTAttccataattttttttgtttgcaGTTTAGTTTTCCGCATATAAAAAACtggtaataatttttcatgagggaaaataatttttttggttcATTAATATGTTCATCTTacattaacttttaattttcgGCTATTTTGGTTCTATTGCTAACATGACATCTCGacaaatcatcattttaaagtCACATCATCATTTTCTGACGTCGGACCAAAATAAtcgaaaattaaaagttattttcaaattttaaaatagaataAGCTAGTAtaccaaaaaatattttcctaatagagtaggtctcttatgagacggtctcacgaatctttatatgtgacacgagtcaaccctaccgatattcacaataaaaagtagtactattagcataaaaagtaatattttttcatgaatgacccaaataagatatctgtctcacaaaatacgatccgtgagatctttaataagatataataattgaaaatataCTAAAAAGTTCTACGTGAGTCGTCGTAAgcaattcaaatatatatagtaTATCGCAAACGTAACAATTTCTTTCAAATGGGAATACCTTGAGCCGTAAGCAATGAAGAACATCATCAACTCATTAATTGAGAATTAGATTCCTAAACTTCCACAGCAAAGAAATCTTCAAACTCTGCAAGAAAAGAATATTCACATGCGAAACCCAGCTCCCTTTTTCCCTTCCAAGACTCGTAGATCTCTTGAGTTTCGTACAAGAAATCTTAAagtgataaataaatattgccACTACAAACAGGATAGAATAACATATAGCTGTATAATTCCCATTTCACTTGTATAAAACAATATCCCTATCCTTAAACATCGACACAATTATATCACACTAATACATCAAACCCCTTGGCACCCATGGCACCACCACagcagccgcagccgcagccgcagccggtGGGGCGACCACAACATTCTTGGCTAATGCGATGCATCGCTCTTACCGCTCTAGGCTTGATCATTTTAACTATTCTAGCTGTCATCATCATCTGGGTATCTGTCCAGCCAAGAAGATTGAAATATTCGATGGAGCACGGCTCCATCAGTGCCTACAACCTGACAAACGACGTCCTAAACGCAAACTTCCACTTCGTGCTCCGAGCGAACAATCCTAACAAAAGGGTCTCGTTGTATTACGACAGGATCGACGTTTCGGTGTTGTACGAGGATCAGATTCTGTCGGTCGGTGGTTTTGCTCCGTTTTATCAACCAAGGAGAAATGTGACGCATTTGGACTTGCATTTGGCAGCTAAGAATGAGAAGGTTTACGGGGCCGTGGCCCGGGATTTGAAAGTGGATCGGGCCTCTGGTGATGTGGACTTGGATGTGAAAATCAGGGCTAAAATCAGATTGAAGGTTGGGGTTTTCAAGATTCATCGCAAGCTTAAGGTTCTTTGTGAATCCTTGAGGGTTCCGTTTACCAGTTCCAAGGGGTTTCAGAGGGTTCAGTGTGACGTGGATGTGGATTAATTCTCCAATATATGttattatcttataaattaTTGTTCTGGagtgttatttattttatttgggaAGTGATAATTTTTGTGTGTTTCttcataaatttatttattcagttCGGGTTAATTTGTAATTGGAAAGTATATTTAAACTCCGGTTAATTTTCTTTGAATCCCCACGTTCAAACTTAAATTTGCATAGAGTCTCTGTCAGAAATATTATGTGTTTGCACTCTTTGATCCACGACAAAATGTGTTTGCACTCTTCGAATTTATATGTCTTTTCTCGGATGAAAAtcgacataaaaaataaaaaaatatgatattaatatatgatatatgagtACCAACTGTTTCAGATTTAAcgctaatatatttttttagtaccCAAATACACGTATCAAATGTTAACGAAAACAGTCCTGCTATGCCAAATATCCACTAATTATATGTGCGCGTTACAATACTTAATCTATGTTATAAAAGACTCCAGATTCGATAAATTGAGGGAGAAACCAGTAAGAGAGACGATACTTTATATTTAGAAAAagtaaatataaaatttcagaaaaatatataaatatatacatatatataatatatatgtgttGTACATGCACTCATCATGCACAATTATTTGAGTACTGATGAGATAATACTTACATATTAGATATGATAGTACATCAAACATGTAAGTGTCACTTCAATATCGATGACCACATAAGTGTGCAACACatcaaaattataaatatatatattcaaatgtAACCGATGTAGCATTAATGTATCAATCtccttaattttttttgtcataAATGCATATAGTTTAGGAGAAATGAAAGATATGATTTGATCATCTCTTCTTTTACAGCATGCATCGTGCATAATTCCCTAAAATcagtttataaattttattttatctaaaatatgaaaatatttctttcAATTTTTCTGAAAGTTAAAATTGCTTTCAAGTAAACAAAAATTCCAAATCAACTCATAAGAATGGACGTTATTGTGTCGGCAACTCCTTTTCAATTTCCCAAAATTCTTTTGGTCTTATCATATGGCTTTTACGCACGATTCATGCctgctaatatatatatatatatatatatatatatatatatatatataaatctcaTTTATGTTCAGTCCTATCTTTACTATTTCATATATCACACTTTATTGCGACTTTAAACACGATTCATGTTTGCCAAAAAATGGGGAGCTACTTACAAGTTACAAGAGATGAAGACTTTAAATAATAATCACACATTTGAATAAAGGCGAAAGCTTGAGGACATAATCTGACTAATAATATTGTCGTGTTGTGCTTTCCTCTCTTCAGATTGCATGTTCCCTCAGTTTGTATATTTATGCATGGAATTTAATGATTAATCTCTTTCTAtacatctattatatatatattcttctCATGAAACTTTCGTTATTGAATtaatcatatatatacatatatatatatatatatatatatatatatatatatatatatattcctcaAATGATATAAGTCTAGTTTGTATaagaatttacaatatattAGAGCGTCTTTTTAACGATGTTTTACTTCGATCCTATTTAGGATTTTTCGATCAATGTTATATATTTAAACTATGATGCATGGCCAGCACTGCAGACTTGCAGTGAGCAAGCAGGGGAATGGaactattgaagaacagacATATAGTTTACAtacgtttttattaaataaatactttcGAAAATTTTATACTTAATTTTTTCCCCCTGTAAGATAGAATAAGCAATCCTCACTAGGTTTATTAAATTTTGTGCTTAAAATTATGAGAGCTTGATCATTTTTGGGTCCGactatatattatttttgtaaaatttaaagaaaatacaTCGTCATCATCATGAAAATCAGAAGAAAAACTTATACTAAGATAGTGTTTGCAACCTCTAAAAAATGATTATTCAGCTTTTAATTGTAAATTTTATACATGAAAGCCGAAAAACACTTATTTTTAGATGTTACAAACATTCTCtgtaactttttttaaaaattacaaacGTTGTTTCAGTTTCTCTCATGTTTTGTGTTAGctcaaaaatacatataaattatGTCTGATGCATTTGCTATCACCCGAGTCAAAAGGCCAGTGTCATTATCCTCTTTAACTTGAGCATATAAACTGGATGGATTTCACATTTCAGAGCAAATTTATGTGATTACGCGGATCAGAGCTATCCTCCACTACTTCATAAATGCGTGGACCTAAGCTACCAGACCTCAAGTCGATCTGATATGGTGACAGATGGATATGTCTCctaatgctccagcgatttccTCCCACTTACGTTTTTGTCCTGGTCATAATCATGATGACTGATGATAATAACAACGATAGTAATTAGTAATAATGCAAGAAAGATCGACTCCTAAAGATTCGAACAAAACGTTGAATCTTTTGCAAATGTGATGAGGTTAGATTATTAATTTGGTTATTTAATCATTTCAAGTAATCTaatgtttatatatttaaaCATTAGCCACTTCTCATCGATTTAGATGGAATAAATAAGCAAGAATCTGCTACTTTTTATATCAACGCATTGTTTGGAATTTAGCATGCAATGGACCAAAATctaacaaaattatatatatatatataaatgaatgAATATTCATAGATTACTTTTTTGCAAACAAATCTGCTGTAACTATTGAATAAGAATGTGTTTCTTATTCTAAAATTAAGCCTCAAATCACTTGAGTTCCCTAATATATATAAAGcagatcttttttttttcttctgccaaaaacaaaagatttatgattattaaataatattagtAATAAGCTTATCTGGGACTTAATCATCGCGTCTACCCCAACATAAAATATACATGTAAATTATAAAAACAATTAAACTTTGTTCAAGTTTGAGGAGTCATTTAtgcttaaaataatatatagttGCTtgcttaaaaaatattaatggggtgaaattcatgtatttttttaaattattgtctacaattaaaataaaatctaattTGATTTGATAGCTGTTTCGATTAGGATTTAGACTCAACCAAACTTTTTAGGttaaaattgagattttaaCTTAACTAAACCCCAAAAAGTAGATCAAGTGAGAGGATTGTCCAAGTCATTATATATGACTTGGAACATTTGTCCAAGTCAATATATAAAGctctaaaaaattaatttagtcGAAATGATATATTTAACATACCTCTTACTTCCAAGAATAAACAATTAGAGTGTGAAATTTACATTATCGAGTGGTCCATAGGACAGTCCAACGTATAATAATGATGAATCTGAGTtctgatatcatgttaagattgagactTAACCTAAATCAACCTCAAAAACTAATTCAAAAGGAGCATTGTCTGAATCCACGTCTATAACTCCCATAATTTAATCCAATTAATACGAAATTTCTAACCATCTCTTCTGTTACGTAAATGTTGGTAATTGTTGTTTTGTTtcaaatttctttctttttttcaaaTGAAATAAATGTGATCgtgaaataaaattgaaatccATTAATGAACATAAAAAGATTAATAAATGAATTCTACTGACCACTAATTAAAGAATTCAGGGgttatttcgaaattttgaaAAAGATTTGGACTGCAAACAAAAAGTAAATTTTCTTTAAGGGTGCAAAGGAGACAGCCGTTTTAGTTACGGCAAAATTTCCGAGGTTAGATAAATCCAGGAAATGACGCCGCTGACGTGAAACGTTTCCATGTTCGCCATtattattcaataataatacaCTCTTCTCTCTTGATGAATTTGCTCCGCAACTGATTATCTCTCTCTAGATTGCAATTGAGTGGGAGGAAACAGGCCCGGATGATAGTTGCAGGAAGGTATGACTAAATTTCTTGTTCTTGATTGCAGATATGGGCGAAAATcttgttatattttaatttcGTAATTTTTTACCGCTGTCTGAGTT from the Primulina tabacum isolate GXHZ01 chromosome 8, ASM2559414v2, whole genome shotgun sequence genome contains:
- the LOC142554498 gene encoding uncharacterized protein At1g08160-like, with translation MAPPQQPQPQPQPVGRPQHSWLMRCIALTALGLIILTILAVIIIWVSVQPRRLKYSMEHGSISAYNLTNDVLNANFHFVLRANNPNKRVSLYYDRIDVSVLYEDQILSVGGFAPFYQPRRNVTHLDLHLAAKNEKVYGAVARDLKVDRASGDVDLDVKIRAKIRLKVGVFKIHRKLKVLCESLRVPFTSSKGFQRVQCDVDVD